The following coding sequences are from one Helicoverpa zea isolate HzStark_Cry1AcR chromosome 4, ilHelZeax1.1, whole genome shotgun sequence window:
- the LOC124630074 gene encoding cysteine and histidine-rich domain-containing protein morgana produces the protein MPEDQNLVQCYNRGCGQMFDPSKNDKDECRHHPGTPVFHDAYKGWSCCNKKSVDFTEFLNIKGCTLSKHSNEKPPEPEKKALDKELDKKEVIEVRAPVVGPQLPRPPFETPLVTVKPTIAEALKQAVQNTTQPTAASTDGSIAIGTSCKNGGCGVTYEGPHSNDSMCTHHPGCPVFHEGLKFWSCCQKRTTDFNTFLSQPGCTTGTHKWTKEGTPAGTVKCRWDWHQTPEHVIVSVYAKKYDPVLSYVKLNPIRLNTKLVFREQGDASFELDLELRGVISVENSTASMLSTKIEIKLKKGEPGAWSKLDFPRTEPKKEEAPKPVEPAADDYEDLSTVEAIQSIGKVNVTG, from the exons ATGCCAGAAGACCAGAACCTTGTGCAATGTTATAACCGTGGCTGCGGTCAAATGTTTGACCCCAGTAAAAATGACAAAG ATGAATGCCGTCACCACCCCGGTACTCCTGTATTCCACGATGCATATAAAGGCTGGTCTTGCTGCAACAAGAAAAGTGTTGACTTTACCGAATTCTTGAACATCAAGGGATGTACACTGTCAAAGCATTCTAATGAG AAACCTCCTGAACCTGAGAAGAAGGCTTTGGACAAAGAGTTGGATAAAAAGGAAGTAATTGAAGTGAGGGCACCAGTAGTTGGCCCTCAACTGCCAAGGCCTCCATTTGAGACTCCTCTGGTTACAGTGAAACCCACTATAGCTGAAGCCTTAAAGCAAGCGGTACAAAATACAACACAACCAACAGCTGCTTCCACTGATGG AAGCATAGCAATTGGCACATCTTGCAAGAATGGAGGGTGTGGAGTAACTTATGAGGGTCCGCATTCCAATGATAGCATGTGTACTCACCACCCTGGCTGCCCAGTGTTCCATGAAGGTCTTAAGTTTTGGTCCTGTTGTCAGAAAAGAACTACAGACTTCAACACTTTCCTAAGTCAACCTGGATGCACAACTGGCACCCATAAATGGACTAAAGAG GGTACACCCGCAGGAACTGTGAAGTGTCGCTGGGACTGGCACCAAACACCTGAGCATGTAATTGTTAGTGTGTATGCCAAGAAGTATGATCCTGTACTAAGTTATGTAAAGCTGAACCCTATTCGCCTGAACACAAAATTGGTATTCCGAGAGCAAGGTGATGCATCATTTGAATTGGATTTAGAACTCAGAGGT GTTATCAGTGTAGAAAATAGTACTGCATCAATGTTGTCAACAAAAATCGAGATAAAGTTAAAGAAAGGCGAACCAGGGGCATGGAGCAAATTGGATTTCCCTCGAACAGAGCCCAAGAAAGAAGAAGCCCCAAAACCTGTGGAACCAGCAGCTGATGACTATGAGGACCTTTCCACAGTAGAAGCCATACAATCTATTGGGAAAGTTAATGTAACCGGTTGA